The Euphorbia lathyris chromosome 2, ddEupLath1.1, whole genome shotgun sequence genome includes a window with the following:
- the LOC136216586 gene encoding transcription factor DUO1: MESKDDDMIRKGPWKSEEDEVLINHVKKHGARDWSSIRSKGLLKRTGKSCRLRWVNKLRPNLKNGCKFTAEEERVVIELQSQIGNKWAKIATYLPGRTDNDVKNFWSSRQKRLARILQASSTTASSSSSSNPKPQKAKKEVSVDRDFQAPPLLSYSMAEDSSARAHYVENATTAQPLAMVQLQLTTNLIKHDMSDFDTDRIQVEPEPQLQPQIPFHEIPQPQPELTFSPESREVLARLEDPYPFINVFGPPETGPLGPPFFDPASTEFQNPETPDIFFEDFPADMFDNIEHLPSP, from the exons ATGGAATCAAAGGATGACGACATGATAAGAAAAGGTCCATGGAAATCCGAAGAAGATGAAGTACTTATAAACCATGTGAAGAAACACGGTGCTCGAGATTGGAGCTCCATTCGATCCAAAGGTCTTTTGAAGAGAACCGGAAAATCGTGTCGTCTCCGATGGGTCAATAAGCTCCGACCTAATTTGAAGAA TGGGTGTAAATTTACGGCGGAGGAAGAGAGAGTTGTGATTGAATTGCAGTCTCAAATTGGGAATAAATGGGCGAAAATTGCGACGTATTTGCCGGGAAGAACTGATAATGATGTCAAGAATTTTTGGAGTAGTAGACAGAAGAGACTTGCCAGGATTTTACAGGCTTCATCTACTActgcttcatcttcttcttcatctaaTCCGAAACCACAGAAGGCTAAGAAGGAGGTTTCGGTTGATCGTGATTttcag GCACCACCGCTACTGAGTTATTCAATGGCGGAAGATTCATCAGCAAGGGCTCATTACGTCGAAAATGCTACTACTGCTCAACCATTAGCTATGGTTCAATTGCAATTAACGACGAATCTGATTAAGCATGATATGTCTGATTTCGATACAGACCGAATTCAAGTCGAGCCCGAGCCACAGCTGCAGCCGCAAATTCCATTCCATGAAATCCCACAGCCTCAGCCGGAGCTTACATTCTCTCCAGAAAGCCGGGAAGTATTGGCTAGACTTGAAGATCCTTACCCTTTCATCAATGTGTTTGGACCTCCTGAAACTGGACCTTTGGGGCCGCCTTTTTTCGATCCAGCTTCAACAGAGTTTCAGAACCCTGAAACTCCGGACATTTTCTTCGAAGACTTCCCTGCTGACATGTTCGACAATATTGAACACCTTCCGAGCCCTTAG